In Pirellula sp. SH-Sr6A, the DNA window CCAATACCAAGCCGAGATCGCGCACGGTCAGGCCAAACGGGCCGGCTTGATCCAAACTGCTTGCGTAGGCGATGAGTCCGTAACGGCTCACCCGACCATAGGTGGGTTTCAAACCGCAAACACCACAGTAGGCGGCGGGTTGCCGGATGGATCCACCCGTGTCCGTACCGATCGATGCGGCCGCTAACCCGGCTGCAACACTGGCCGCAGAACCTCCGCTGCTGCCCCCGCAAGTTCTATTTAGATTCCATGGATTGCGACTGGGACCTTGATAGCCTGTTTCCGTCGAACCGCCCATGGCGAATTCATCGAGGTTGGTCTTTCCCAGCAGTACTGCATCGGACTGTTGTAATTTTTCGATCACATGTGCGTCGAACGGCGACATGTAGCCTGAGAGCATCTTCGATGCGCACGTAGTGGGCATACTGCGCGTGCACAGAATATCCTTGACCGAAATGGGAATCCCTGCCAGCACTCCCATCGATTCCCCGTTGGCACGCTTCGCATCGACGTTATCCGCGGCTCGCAGAGCGCCTTCGGGGTCGACATGCAAATACGAGTGGATGTCGCCATCCAGTTTGGCAATGCGATCCAAATAGTGTTGCGTTAGCTCTCGGCTGGACAGGGATCGATCGGCGAGCTGCCGCTGGATGGATGATAGGGATGTAAGGTCCATAAATGTGAACGAGATAGTCTTGGAAAGGAGGAAGCCAGACGCAACCTCTTAGGTGCACCACTTTGCAATAAGAACCCAGCTCTATGGCTTCGGTGGAAAGCCGTATCGACCTCGGATCTGCTCCCAAGATGCCTTGAGAGAGTCGAGCAATCTGCCCACATGGCCGGAAGCCATGAAGACGCGGCTGCTAACTGCGGACTGTGGATAGAAGTTCGTGATGAAGTCAAAGCTGAACTCGTAGGGGCCATGACCGATCATGACGGCATTGGCATACGCGCCGCTCAAGATCTCGTCTCGCAATTTCAGTTCGTCGTAGACTTCCTGTGGATTTTGACGACGAGGGCCTTGGTTTGAGGAAGCTGGATTTGGCGGAGGGCTCGCAGCCCCCCCACCGGTCGGGGTGCCGGCATGGACATCGATTGAATTGGATTCTAACGGTGATGGAAGCGGTCCTACCCCTTTGGCACTTATGCCAGGGCCTGGATTTGAATTCATCTCTGGTTTGGGAGCGGTTTTGGGAGACGGGTCGACATTGTCGTCATCTAGCCCGAGCGGATCTTCTGAAAAGTTCGGTTCGAAGGGATCGACTGGAGGTGTGATATCGTCTTGAGGCGTTGTGGGAGTCTGAACAATAGGGCTCGGTGAACCCGGCAGTTCGCCGTAGCGTTGACGAAAAAGATCGATGTTTGTGGTCAGCGCATCGATGAATTGGGGCATCACCAAATGGGGGAGCACGACCCGGGAAACGACGCAGCTGGGGCGCGGCAGATTGCGGACAAAGTCTAGCACGAATTCCGTTCCGCCGGTCACTACGATAACGCCGGTGCTCAGTTCCCCACGGGCGACATGTTCGGGCACGCGCGCTCGGACGGCGGGCATATTTTCCATTGGGTCGGGTCGATCGTCGGAATTCGGTGGAAACGCCATGCTAAAACCAAACGTTGGATAGGAACAATCCAGCAGGAGAAAGATCAGGATGATACCATAATCGCTTCCGCTTGCACCGGACACCATCTGGTTAATCTCGGTGGCTTGCCCCTCCTTTTTTGGTTCGAATCCCCCCACCCTGAACCTTGCTATGAAGAATCAATCTAATAAATCGGACACGTTTGCATCGCATTCGGTTTCCTCCACTCGCAGACATTGGCTCGCGACGGCAGGTGCCTGCGGGTTGGTTTCCGCGGGCGGTTCCACCTCGAACGCCACTTCGGTTTCCACCGAGGAAGCCAATCCGATCGTTCTTGAAAACCAACAACAGGGAACGTTGAATTGGAAGCTGGGAAAGATTCGCATCGATCCCTCAACCAAGTATCGATGTCCTTGGGTGGAAGGCTACGCGTCGTACGCGAGCATTCAATCGGGCGAGACATTGCAATTGATGATCAGCACCGCGACTCCTACGACCGTCGAAGTTGAGTTGTTTCGTTTGGGATACTACCAAGGCTTAGGGGGCCGGAGCGTAGGACGGTATGAACGCGTTGCGTGCAGACCGCAACCCATGCCATCGATGGGAGAGAATCGTTTGATGTTCTGCGAATGGGAGCCTTCGCTGGAGATTCGCGTCCCGGAAACATGGACCAGTGGCGTGTATGTTGCGAAGCTGACGGAAGGAACGGAGGGATTGCAGAGCTACATTATCTTTGTCGTTCGAAATCCACGGCGATCCGATTTGATCTTTCAATGCAGCGATCACACATGGCAGGCCTATAATCGTTGGCCATCGCAGTACTCCCTCTACGATGACGGGGTCAATGTTTGGCACTGGGGGGATGCGTCGCGCGTTAGTTTCGCGCGGCCATATGGAAAGTACTGCCAAATTCTCGATGCCCCCCTTTCCTTGGGATCGGGGGAGTTTTTTCTGTGGGAATTCCCCTTCGTGTTTTGGTTGGAACAGCAGGGGTATGACGTGCAGTATGTCTCGAACACCGATACCCACCGCGATCCTCAGACTCCACTTCGCTGTCGCGGGTTCTTAAGCGTCGGACATGACGAGTACTGGACCCTCGAAATGTATCGTCACGTTCAATCGGCCGTCGAGCAAGGAACGAGTGTTGGTTTCTTTAGTGGAAACGCGGTCTGCGGAAGAGTGGAATGGGAGGAAGCGACTCGTTCGTTTCGTCGGACAGGAGTATTTGGGCCGCCGGGGGGGACTCGCGAGTTTGACGCGATGTCCAGCTTGATACACGAAAGACCTTACGCCAACGAACTGATCGGGGCGCATAGTACAGGTCCAGTTACTGGGGGAGCGGACTGGGTCTGTTCCGCCCCCCAGCACTGGATCTATGAAGGGACAGGGATGCAACAAGGCGATCGCATCCCTGGATTGATCGGTTGGGAGTACCATGGCGACCCCGCATCGATCTCTGGGTTGGAGATCGTTGCGACGGGGCCTACGCAGTCGGCTCCTGGCGTCCTGAATGGCGGAACCTACACCGCCACGCTTTATCCTGGGCCCAAAGGAAACTTGGTGTTCAATGCAGCCACATGCTGGTGGGCCGACGGGCTCAGCGCTCCACCCGGTTACCAAAGCCCGAGTGTTTATACTTCACCTCAAGGAGTCGACTCGCGAGTGCAACGGATCACCAAGAACATACTCGATCGCATGTTGCGTTCCAAATAAACCTTCGAGCCTGCAAAGCTCAGGCGGAGATGGAACAGGCACCATTCATCCGGGTACAATCCGGGATCCAGGTCATTTGGTTGCAGGGACAGCAACTCGCTTCACGCTAGGCCCCAAGTCTTCGGAGGTCTTGAAGTGAATCACTTTTGCCTTCGGAGCTTGATTCACCCTTGCCGGGACTTGCTCGCTAAAGGATGTCGGTACCACATTTCCCGAGGAGGCAGGACCCGCGGGAGTCAGAATGATGGGAAGTGATTGTTCTAACTCTTCAGGGGGAACGCTTTTTAGTTTGGTCGGTTCCTTTTCCAGGCCAGGCTTCGATGCTGAATTGGTCTGGTCTGCCCCGACGGTTAATTGGATTCCATTCATTTGCCTCCGCTTTCCTTGCCAAGTCACATCGTCCTCAAAGGGATCGACGAGTACGTCTGGAAGCTCTCTCCCCGTTGAGGAAGGCAGGCTCGCGGGAGGCAAATTCGCAGGAGGAAGGCCAGACGATGGCAGTTGGGAAGCAGGTTGCTTTGCTGCAGGTCGAGTTTCCAAAACCGATTCGGCCGATTCCTTGGGTGCATTGAGTTCCGAAGGGATGTCGCGAAGGCTCGGGGCGTCGGTCGTGCCCTTTGGAAAACGAGGCTGAAAGGGCTCTGGCGACTTTTCCGATCGCGACGGAGAGGACATCGGAGCAATCGGTGCTTCCTTCTCGATGATGGGCTTCGGTGCATTCAGGGGTTCGTTCAACGCCTGAGGCATTGGCATGGCTTGGACAGGTGCCTCTGGCAGTGGTTCTTCCGGTGTCGCGATGGGGTCGGTTTTGCGAACCGGGAGTTGTGCGGGAGGTTGCGAAGGTGCGGTGGAGCGACTTGAGGACTTATCGCTGATCTTTCCAATCGCCTGCTTTTCTATCGGCACATTGGGGTGCATCGGCGTACTAGGGGCACGCTGGAGGACGGGCGGAGGGAAAGCATAGGCACTGGTGAACGGCTGGGCAGGTATTGCAGGGGCAAAAGCCATTGGCTGTTGTACAGCACAAGCTGGGCAATCGCAGCCAGTTGGCATGGGCTCGCACCCACAAGAAGGAGCTGTCTCGACACCGCAGTTGGCCTCGACACCGCAGTTGGCCTCGACACCGCAGTGCGCTGTGCTGCGATGCAATGTCCATCTTCGCGTCGCTTGATGCCGGGATTCGGCTTCGATCTTGTCGCCGACATGATCAAAGTGCTTGAGAATCTTTTCCGCGAAGGAGAGCGACTTCGGCTTTTTGCGATGGGTATGTCCGCATGCGCCATCGCAGGCAGGACTTGTCTCGCAACCGCAGGTGGGTTCCTGTGCTATCGCGTTCGAATCGAGGGCACTAGAAAACCACACCGTGCATGCGACGGTCAAAGACCGAACCATTCGTGTTAATTCACGTCGGCGTTCTTGTTGCAACTTGGCTGATTTCATAAAGGTCTCGTACCGCTCGAGGCTGGTGTTCCGGCATGCAGCACACTGGGGAGCTGCACATTGACGACGTAGTAGTTGATGATGCTACCCGGAACAAGTTATCGAGACGTTACGGCCGGAATCCTCAGTGCTTTCGGTAAATCAAGCAAACTCGACGCAGTTTGCCTAGGTTCGCAGGAAGGAAGAGGTTTCGCGCCAAGGCGCCAAGTCCGCCAAGAAGACACGCAGTCCCTTTCGCATCGACTGTGGGCCGAGCCAAGCGAGCCAGGCCGAACCCGGATCTCGCTCTGCTGTGTGGCCAGAGCTTTCCTAATGAGAGCTTTTATACACGCCAGTAGGCGGAGTCGGGATACGCGCGGTAGGGAACGGCAAGTTCCGGAGTTTCAATCGTTTTCCCTTTTTGAAAAAGGGATTCGACGCCGGCAATTACCATCCCGGAGGTGAGCAAGGTTCGTTCGACAGGATACGGTGTCTTTCCATCGACCACCAAGGTTTCGATATGGTGGGCCAACGGATTGAAAAAGTCTGCCGTGGTCGATCCATGGGTCGGCATCGGCAGGTACATCTGGCAGGAAATGATTTCGCCGTTATCGGACCGCATGCCCGCGTAATTGAAATCCCGGATCGGAGCCAATAGAAGGGTGGTGCGGAACCCGTCTCGATGCTCCACCACGTAGCCGATCGATTTGGATAGCGTCTTGACCGCCCAGTCCCAATCGACCGGAGCACTTGGGTAACCCGTCTCCACGGGGAGATTGTGGCTTCGCGTTAACGCGGAGACGATCAATTTGCGGGTGTCGCCGTAATCCGCCCCTGACAAGACCTGCCACAACGACTCGTCGCGCAATGCTTGCACCGAGCGCACACCCACCTCGCCACCTTTTCTTCGCTCGGACATGCATTGAGCCGTCTCCAAGCCATGGATGTCGTAGCTGTCGACGCCACCGTAGCAGACACACACGCTTTCTTTGAGTGGTGTATCGAGCGGCATGTCGATTGACGGCATTCGCCAAGTCACGGGGAGGGAGGAGCCTGCAAGAAAGGGAAAGCCCAGTCGCTTGGAGTCCTCGACCATCTCGCGGCATTCGCTCCACACCGTTGATAGGTGTTTGTCGTTGAATACCGGCACACTCTTTCCGGAATCCTCAAAAACCTTCACGACCCGTTTGAACCACTCGTATCGCGGATATCGCCTCTGGCCCCTGTCGTTGTCGGGATACTTGCCATGCTCGGCGATGATTACCACACCATCGACCGCAAGTTTCGACGTCCCCAAGGTGAGTGCCTCCTCGATCGTGGGGAAGTCTTTCAAGCCATACTTGGCGATTCGCCCCGGCGCTAAGTCGCCTTCTGGATGTTGGTCGATATACACCGATGCGATATCGAATTGGGGCTTTTGCCATTTCCCGCCCCACGTATATCCCATTGCGTGGCGATCGAGGAAGTGTTGGGCATGCGAGTGGGTTCGGACTTCGGTCCCGAGAAATGCAATGCGTTTTCTTGGCTTGCTATCGTCTGCTGTCAGCAAGGATTGTAAACCAATCGTTGCACCCGAGAAAGCAGCTGTACTTGCAATAAACTCACGGCGATTCCACATTGGATTCATGACGGTCTCCCGGCCAAAAGAAAACTAAACTCAAAGTTGCAAAGAGTGGTAAGAGTCCTACTACGATCAATCCGGTGCTGAAGCTTTGGGTTGCATCGGCGGAGCTACCAAACGCCATTTGCGCAACACCCGAGAATGCCCACGCAAGAATGCCGGTAATGCCGGTCACTTTGCCTTGATGACTCCTCGAAATGTCTTGCGAAAACGCGTAGTACATGGGGAAGAGGCCGAGGGCTCCTGCTCCCGCGACCAGCAAAACCGCTAAGAGCAGCGGTCCTTTTGGAATCCAGGGAACACAGGCAACGAGGGCGCACGCGAGCGAGCAAACGGCTACCGTCGCAGTGCGCGATCCCTTGATACTCCAACCGCGACTCGCCAAAGCAAAGGCCATCGCTCCAGCTCCGATACATCCGATATCGGTCACCAGGTACCAAGCAGAAGTGAAGACGAGAGTCTCGGTCTCACTGTAACCAATCTGCTGTTGCAGCACCTTTGGAAGCCACGCCCGCAGGATTTGCCACGTCGTATTGATGGCAAGGAGTACCAGCAGGAGTACGAACAGCTTCCAGCAGAAGACCTCTCTCCACCAAGCGCGAGGCTTACCCATAACGGGCTCCAGGTTTCCCGTAGATCGCAAATCGGAATCTCGAACGAGAGCAAACCAAGCTGCAATCCAGACCACTCCCGCAGCCCCGATCGCTTGAAACCCGATACGCCAGCTACCTGGCGTGGGCGTTAAAAGCCAAAGCATAAGCAACGGAGTCGCGAATGCTCCGATCGAAGTACCGCTTTGCAGTACGCTGTTCCCCAGACCTCGACCGCGCGAGGTGAGAAGGGCCTGAGTTGTCTTGAGCCCACACGGCCAGTGAGCGGCTTCGAAAAACCCAAGCAACCCACGGCAAATCAACAGATCGTCGTAGCCTCGAACATAGCCAGTAAGGAATCCGACGGCGGACCAAAGCAGAATGGCCATCGGGTACATAAATCGGATAGGCAAGCTATCGACGAGGAAACCGAAAACAAGGGATCCCAGGGCGAATCCCCAGCCAAAGCTAGCTTCGACCGCACCGTACTGCTTTTCGGTCAATTGGAGTTCTGTCGTGATGCGCGTCGCAACCGATGCGAGGGTTTGTCGATCCATGTAGTTGATCGCCGATGCGAACAACAAAAACAAACAGATCAAGACAACTTGTTTGGAAAGCTTTCCCGCCGGTTTATCGCCATCTTTCGCGGCTATCCATCCCATGATTGACCATCCCAATCGATCACGCGTTCAAGCCATTGCACGACATCGCGGCTAAAGCATTGCAATAAATGCTCACCCTTTTCTCGCGTTGCGAGATGGGGCCAGCCGATGTGCCCCGGTTTGCTTCGATCGGGGGTCGTCCAAGCGCGATAGCCAGGGCGAAATGCGTTTCCTGGATCCACCGGTGCAGCCGATTGGTAATCTCCTACCAACTCGGGATGCAACGCGAGAATCATCGATGTTTCCCATTCGCAGGCGTGACCCATGTCGCGCTGATGAATATCAGGAAGATCGACCCAAGGTTCTGAACCGAGAGACCAATAGGTCGTCATCAGCAACAGGAGGTCGCTGCGAGTTCGCAAATCCTGTCGAATCTCGAACAACGCTTGTTTCGCAGGAACATCGTTTCCGCCGTGCCCATTGATGATGACGATACGTCGGAACCCCGCCATGACCACGTTCTGTACCAACGATCGCAACATGTCGAGATAGTTGCGAGGTTCGGCCGAAAGGGTGCCCCCAAAATCCAAATGATGGTGGGAGTTTCCGAGCCATTGAACGGGTGCGATGAGAACTTTTTCCGAGAGTGACTGTTCGATTCGATGGACGATCGCGGTCAAAAGCATCGTGTCGGTGCCGACGGGCAAGTGATGACCATGCTGTTCGATGGCGGCGACCGGCAAGACAATCGGTGTGTCGCGAGATACCTTCTCCAGGGAAGGCCAAGACTGATTCGCAAAAAGCATACAGGCAGGTGGGATCGAGGGGGAGGCTGAGGAATCCTTATTCTACTCGATTCCCCACATGCGAGGGTGAGGTGGGCAAAAAAGTGAAACTGACGACTCCTGCGGCGATTCGATCACTTGCGAAGCGTTGTGTCGGGATTCCAGGGCTGACTGGCGATCTGACTGCGGTAGATAGGAAGGTAGCGGTAGTAGACTTCCAAGCTGAGGCAACCCAAGGCGGTGGTGTAAACTCGCCCCCCATATGCACCCCAAACACAGCTTGGATTCCAAGAACCTTTCGCGGGGCCGTCTGCAATTTGCGTGGTGCACAAACGGAACTTGAGCGCATCGTTCCAACTCTTCCAAGCGGACTCGAAGATGGCAGCATCCATTTGATTCGTGGATGTCGATCGCGATTGATACATCGCTAGCGTGGCGTAGTACCAATAGTAGAAATTGTCTTGCCCACGGCCCGGCGGATTGGCCAGTAGGAGTCGCTGTGCTTCGTGTGCTGCGCCGGGACGAATGGGATAACCCAGCAATAAGCGTGAGGCCATCGCTTCGGCGGTCATGGATGGGGTCGCTTGTTCGGCATTCGAGAAATTCCCCATACGAGGTCGGTAGGTGGCAAGACCACCGTCTTGGCCCACCGACACAGAATCGAGAAAGCGAAGCATTTTCGATCGAGTATCGGCCCCGATGTCATATGCGTTGGCTTGGGTGGCGCTGTGAAGCAACATGGCTTGCCATCCGAACTGACTGGTGTCCCCCGGATCCTCCGTCGGATATTCGTACCGCCATCCTCCTGATCGAGGATTCATGGCTCGAATCGAGTATTGGCACGCTAACCGGGTAGCAGGTAGCAATTGCGGATCTTGAGTGATCGCGTAGGCCTCGGCCACGGCGAGTGATGCCATCCCATGACTGTACATACGAGCAAATCGAACCGCGTCCTCGCGCCCTACTTGATCCCTCCCGGACATATCCCCGGAGGGAAGCTGTTGACCGAGAAGGTACCGAAGTCCTGCGTGAACTGTCGGCGCATAGGGGCCATCGAGATGGTGATGCCCGGCCCCCAGGAATGCGAGGATCGCAAGCCCTGTCATGGCGGTGTTGGCGCGAACACCGGCATTTTGCCGGATCTCACCATCCGGTCCGGCACGACCGATCATGATGGGATTGCCCCCTCCATACTCCGCTGCATTCCATCCCCCGTCAGGGCCTTGCGAGCGCGCCAACCATTCCAAAGCGTTCTGAACCGCCGCTTCCGTGTTCTCATCCCCTCCACCTGCACGCACGATATCCATCCGATTTGGAGCGAATCGGTTTTGATAGGATGACTGACTCGCCGAGGAGGGGGGCGAAGAAGTCGCGTGCGCCCGCGGAGCGACTGCAAGACCGGCAGGAGGTACGGATGAAAGGGTGGGCGAGACCTGATTGGGCAATCGGGAAGGTGGTAGGATTCCGCCTTCGTCTGGAGGTTCGTTCAACGCAGGTGCAGCAGCCTGTTCGGACAAGAATTCCGCGAGCGCTGCGGTGTCCGGTTCCACGAGCGGAAGGGCTGCTACGAGAGTCGGGTTCTCGATAGAAGAGGCGGGAACCGGTTCTGGGGTAGGGATTTCCGGCAGTGGAAGGTCGGCCACTGAATAGGGGGACAGATCCGACTCGGCGGTTGCCAGGGGAGCTTCCCAGGGGCGAATCTCAGGTTCTTGATCCGACGCGTCGATGGGACTCTGGGTTGGCAATTCGTCGGAGGACGAAGCGGTCTCGTCGACGCTTTGTAATTCAGACGAAGGGGGAGGTGGGGTGGAAGCGGCGTTGGCTTCGATAGTCATTTGAACCACACCGGGTCGATACGCACCACCACCGAAACCACCCCCTGCACCTGGGGTGATGATTCGCGTTCCGTATGCGTACATCAATAGCCATACGTGAGCGAGGAATGCCAGAGCAATGCACTTGGTCAGCGATTTGGTTTGCCCCCATCGGGTCCAAGACGCGATGAGGAGCG includes these proteins:
- a CDS encoding MFS transporter; protein product: MGWIAAKDGDKPAGKLSKQVVLICLFLLFASAINYMDRQTLASVATRITTELQLTEKQYGAVEASFGWGFALGSLVFGFLVDSLPIRFMYPMAILLWSAVGFLTGYVRGYDDLLICRGLLGFFEAAHWPCGLKTTQALLTSRGRGLGNSVLQSGTSIGAFATPLLMLWLLTPTPGSWRIGFQAIGAAGVVWIAAWFALVRDSDLRSTGNLEPVMGKPRAWWREVFCWKLFVLLLVLLAINTTWQILRAWLPKVLQQQIGYSETETLVFTSAWYLVTDIGCIGAGAMAFALASRGWSIKGSRTATVAVCSLACALVACVPWIPKGPLLLAVLLVAGAGALGLFPMYYAFSQDISRSHQGKVTGITGILAWAFSGVAQMAFGSSADATQSFSTGLIVVGLLPLFATLSLVFFWPGDRHESNVESP
- a CDS encoding N,N-dimethylformamidase beta subunit family domain-containing protein, which produces MKNQSNKSDTFASHSVSSTRRHWLATAGACGLVSAGGSTSNATSVSTEEANPIVLENQQQGTLNWKLGKIRIDPSTKYRCPWVEGYASYASIQSGETLQLMISTATPTTVEVELFRLGYYQGLGGRSVGRYERVACRPQPMPSMGENRLMFCEWEPSLEIRVPETWTSGVYVAKLTEGTEGLQSYIIFVVRNPRRSDLIFQCSDHTWQAYNRWPSQYSLYDDGVNVWHWGDASRVSFARPYGKYCQILDAPLSLGSGEFFLWEFPFVFWLEQQGYDVQYVSNTDTHRDPQTPLRCRGFLSVGHDEYWTLEMYRHVQSAVEQGTSVGFFSGNAVCGRVEWEEATRSFRRTGVFGPPGGTREFDAMSSLIHERPYANELIGAHSTGPVTGGADWVCSAPQHWIYEGTGMQQGDRIPGLIGWEYHGDPASISGLEIVATGPTQSAPGVLNGGTYTATLYPGPKGNLVFNAATCWWADGLSAPPGYQSPSVYTSPQGVDSRVQRITKNILDRMLRSK
- a CDS encoding creatininase family protein; this translates as MLFANQSWPSLEKVSRDTPIVLPVAAIEQHGHHLPVGTDTMLLTAIVHRIEQSLSEKVLIAPVQWLGNSHHHLDFGGTLSAEPRNYLDMLRSLVQNVVMAGFRRIVIINGHGGNDVPAKQALFEIRQDLRTRSDLLLLMTTYWSLGSEPWVDLPDIHQRDMGHACEWETSMILALHPELVGDYQSAAPVDPGNAFRPGYRAWTTPDRSKPGHIGWPHLATREKGEHLLQCFSRDVVQWLERVIDWDGQSWDG
- a CDS encoding prenyltransferase/squalene oxidase repeat-containing protein encodes the protein MIPIHPTAALPLAAIGDISTSRWWAIVLGCLFALVALTLLIASWTRWGQTKSLTKCIALAFLAHVWLLMYAYGTRIITPGAGGGFGGGAYRPGVVQMTIEANAASTPPPPSSELQSVDETASSSDELPTQSPIDASDQEPEIRPWEAPLATAESDLSPYSVADLPLPEIPTPEPVPASSIENPTLVAALPLVEPDTAALAEFLSEQAAAPALNEPPDEGGILPPSRLPNQVSPTLSSVPPAGLAVAPRAHATSSPPSSASQSSYQNRFAPNRMDIVRAGGGDENTEAAVQNALEWLARSQGPDGGWNAAEYGGGNPIMIGRAGPDGEIRQNAGVRANTAMTGLAILAFLGAGHHHLDGPYAPTVHAGLRYLLGQQLPSGDMSGRDQVGREDAVRFARMYSHGMASLAVAEAYAITQDPQLLPATRLACQYSIRAMNPRSGGWRYEYPTEDPGDTSQFGWQAMLLHSATQANAYDIGADTRSKMLRFLDSVSVGQDGGLATYRPRMGNFSNAEQATPSMTAEAMASRLLLGYPIRPGAAHEAQRLLLANPPGRGQDNFYYWYYATLAMYQSRSTSTNQMDAAIFESAWKSWNDALKFRLCTTQIADGPAKGSWNPSCVWGAYGGRVYTTALGCLSLEVYYRYLPIYRSQIASQPWNPDTTLRK
- a CDS encoding DUF3467 domain-containing protein gives rise to the protein MGGFEPKKEGQATEINQMVSGASGSDYGIILIFLLLDCSYPTFGFSMAFPPNSDDRPDPMENMPAVRARVPEHVARGELSTGVIVVTGGTEFVLDFVRNLPRPSCVVSRVVLPHLVMPQFIDALTTNIDLFRQRYGELPGSPSPIVQTPTTPQDDITPPVDPFEPNFSEDPLGLDDDNVDPSPKTAPKPEMNSNPGPGISAKGVGPLPSPLESNSIDVHAGTPTGGGAASPPPNPASSNQGPRRQNPQEVYDELKLRDEILSGAYANAVMIGHGPYEFSFDFITNFYPQSAVSSRVFMASGHVGRLLDSLKASWEQIRGRYGFPPKP